Below is a genomic region from Actinomadura sp. NAK00032.
CCGGACGGGCTGTCGAAGTCGTCGGCGACCTGGAGCACGCCGACCGGATCGCCGTCGTCGTGCCCGGCGCGGACAACACGCTGGCCAACTACGACTCGCCCAAGTTCGTCGGCGGCGGCACCCGAGCCCTCTACCAGGAGGCCCGCGCGGGCGCTCCGCACTCGCGGTTCGCGGTCATCGCCTGGCTCGGCTACGACTCACCCTCCACGCTGAGCACCACCGTCCTTACGGGCCGCCGGGCCGAGGACGGCGCGCGCGGGCTGGAGCGCTTCCTCGCCGGTGTGCACCAGGTGAACGGGGACGCCCGGTTCGCCCTGCTCTGCCACAGCTACGGCTCGGTGGTCTGCGCGAAGGCCGCCCCGCGCCTCGCGCCGCTGCCCGTGGACGACATCGCGCTCTACGGCAGTCCCGGCGCGACCGTGGACAGGGCCTCCGACCTCGGTACGCCCGCGCGCGTGTGGGCGGGCCGCGCCAAGGGCGACTGGATGCGCTACGTGCCCAACGTCCGCTTCGCCGGGCTCGGCTTCGGCACCGACCCCGTCTCGCCGCGCTTCGGCGCCCTCCGCTTCGACGCCGGCACCGGCCCGCACAGCGCCTACCTCAAGCCCGGGTCGCGCGCACTCCGCAACCTCGCCCTCATCGCCCTCGGCCGCACCGCGGAGGTCACCCATGCTTGACACACGCCCCCTGGACATACGGCCGCATGACACGCGAGCGTGGGAGGCGGGCGGCCGTCCCGGCTCGGCGCCGGAGCGCGACCATGCGGTGGACGCGCTGCGCGTGGTCGCGATCCTGGGCGTCGTCATCGGCCACTGGCTGGTCACCGCGTTCGTCGCGGACCCCTCGGGGCGCGACCTGCACGTCACCAGCCCGCTGAAGACGATGCCCTACCTCGCCCCGATCTCCTGGGTCTTCCAGACGCTCGCCGTGTTCTTCCTGGTGGGCGGTTACTCGGCGGCGAAGTCGCGGCGTCCTGGCGAGCCGTGGGGGGCGCTGATGAAGCGGCGCCTGACCCGGTTCGCGCGGCCCCTGCCCGTCCTGGCCCTCGCGTGGATCCCGGCCGCCGCCGCCCTGCGGTGGGCGGGGTTCTCCTCCGGCACCGTCCGGACGATGATCGAGCTGGTCCTCAGCCCGCTGTGGTTCCTCGGCGTGTACGTGGTGCTGACGGCGTGCGGCCCGCTGATCGCGGCCGCCTGGGACCGGTTCGGGCCGCGCGGCGCCGCGGCCCTCGTCGCGGCGACCGCCGCGATCGACCTCGGCCGCTTCGCGCTCGACACGCCCGGGTGGACGGGCTGGGCCACCGTCCTCACCGCCTGGCTCCTGCCGTTCTACCTCGGCATCGGCTGGGCACGCGGCGCGCTGCGCACCCGCCGCGCCGGGCTCGCCCTGCTGGGCGGCGGCGCGGCGGCGACCGCGCTGCTCGTGCTGCTCGCCGGGTACCCGGCGAGCATGGTCGGCGTGCCGGGCGCCGCGGTCTCCAACTTGAGCCCGCCGACGCTCGCGGCCGTCGCGTTCGGCCTCGCCCAGACCGGCCTCGCGGTGCTGCTGCACGGACCCCTCACCCGCTGGACGCGACACGCCCGGGTGCGGTCGCTCCTGGACGCGTCGGGCCGCTCGGCGATGACGGTCTTCCTGTGGCACCAGACCGCGCTGATGGCCGTCACCGCGGTGACGCTGCTCACGTTGGGTAACCTGCAAGGGGTGCACACGGCACCCGGCCGCCCGGAATGGATCATGGAGCGGCTGCCGTGGCTGGCCGCCTTCGCGGTCGCGCTGGCCGCGCTGCACGCCCTGACCGGCCGGTTCGAACGGGGGCCGCGCCGCCGCACCGACCCTGGATGGTAGACATACGCACGATGCCGCCGAACGCCACGATGCCGGGGTCCCACGTCCGGCGGCCGCCGGGGACGCACGTCCGGCGGCCGCGCTCGCGGCGGCTGCGCAGGGCCCTGGCGGGCGCCGCGTCCATCGGCGTGATCATGCTGACGACGGCCGGGACCGGGCACGCCGACCCCTACGCCGCGCCCGTCCGCGTCCCCGAGCTGGCGCCCTCGACGCTGGACGTCCGGTACGCCGCCGAACGCGGCGCCATCGAGGAGGCGCTCAAGACGGCGCAGTCGGTCGGCGACACCGACCGCGGCAAGGCGCTCGGCGCGTTCCTCCAGCCCGGACGCCGCTTCCTCTACTTCGACCCGCGCGGCGGCGGGCGCGCCATCGAGGTCGTCGGCGACCTCACCAGGGCGCGGCGGATCGCGGTCATCGTCCCCGGCGCCGACACCACGCTGTCCGCGTTCGACACGCGCGGCGGCAAACCGTGGTCGACGCCCGGCGGCGGCGCGCGCGCCGTCTACGCGCAGGCCCGCTCCATGTCGCCGAACCCGGAGCTGGCGGTCGTCGCCTGGCTCGGATACGCGGCGCCCAAGACGTTCAGCAGCGACGTCCTCACCGACGACCGGGCCGACGAAGGCGCCGGCAAGCTGCACCACTTCGTGAAGGGCCTGCACCGGGTCAACCCCAGCGCGACCGTGGGTCTGCTCTGCCACAGCTACGGCTCGGTTGTGTGCGGCCGTGCGGCATTGGACGCTCCCAAGAGCACGTCCTGGCGGCACGTCACCGACATCGCCCTCTACGGCAGTCCGGGAACATCGGCTTGGTCGGCCTCCAAACTGAGCAGCACCGCCCGTGTCTGGGCGGGGCGCGGCACGACCGACTGGATGGAAGACGTCCCCCACGTGCGCTTCCTCGGCATCGGCCTCGGCCCCGACCCGGTCTCCCCCGAGTTCGGCGCACGGGTCTTCGACGCCGGATCCGGCGGGCACAGCGACTACCTCGCCCCCGGCTCGGCGTCGCTGCGCAACCTCACCGACATCGCGCTCGGGCGCGCGTCCGAGGTGACGCACGGCTGACACGCCCGGCCCTCGGGGACGGGCCATCACCGGTGTAGTGGCACCCTGGGGTGGTGGACACCGCGAACGAGGCCGAAATCCGCGAGCAGACCACCCAGCGCCTGGAGAAGGCGATGGGGACGTTCGGCACCGCGGCGCTGGCGAGCATGGAGGAGCAGCTCCCCTGGTTCCGGCGCATGCCGGCCGACCAGCGGTCCTGGATCGGGCTCGTCGCGCAGGCGGGCATCGCCGCGTTCGTCGAGTGGTTCAAGAACGACGAGAAGACGCGCCCGGCCATCGCCGGGGAGGTGTTCGGCACCGCGCCCCGCGAGCTGCTGCGCTCCATCAAGCTGCACCACACCATCGACATGATCCGCGTCATCATCGAGGTGGTGGAGACCCGGCTGGACGAGCTGGCCGTCCCCGGCGGCGAGGCCCAGCTCCGCGAGGCCATCCTCCGCTACACCCGCGACGTGGCGTTCGGCGCGGCCCAGGTCTACGCGCGCGCCGCCGAGACGCGCGCCGCCTGGGACGCCCGGCTGGAGGCCCTCGTCGTCAACGCGGTGCTGCGCGGCGAGGTCGACGACGGCATGCACTCGTGGGCCGCCGCCCTCGGCTGGACGTCCAAGCCCGTCACCGTCATCGCGGGGTTCACCCCGGAGGACGAAGAGCCCGAGGTCACCATCGACCAGATGCAGCTGGCCGCGCGCCGCGCGCGCGCCGACGTGCTCGCGGGCGTGCAGGGGCACCGCGTCATCGTCATCGTCGGCGGTGAGATCGACCCCGTCGAAGCGGCCCGCCCCATCGCCGCCAAGTGCGGCCCCGGGCCGGTCGTCGTCGGCCCGCAGGTCGCCGACCTCTACGAGTCCACCCACTCCGCGCAGGCCGCCGTCGCCGGCCTGCGCGCCGCCGCCGGCTGGCCCGACGCGCCCCGTCCCGTCCACGCGACCGAGCTACTGCCCGAACGCGCCCTGGACGGCGACGACGACGCGCGCCGCTACCTGGTGGACAGCGTCTACAACCCGATGCTCGCCGCCGGCGCGCCCCTGCTCGACACGCTCACCACCTACCTCGAACAGGGCTCGTCGCTGGAGGCCACCGCGCGGCTGCTGTTCGTCCATCCCAACACCGTCCGGTACCGGCTCCGCCGCGTCACCGAGCTGACCGGGCTGGCGCCCACCGACGGCCGCAACGCCTTCACCCTCCGCATCGCCCTGGTCCTCGGCCGGTTCGGGACGCGCTCCGCCCACGGCTGACCTCCGGCGGGCCTCCCCGGCCGACCCCGACCCGCCGGACGCGCCTCAGGGGTTGTAGGGGTCGTACAAAGGGGTCCGACCAAAGTTCGTGCTGATCGGTATCGAGGTCAGCGGACATTGACGGAATGCTGGACGCTGTGATTCTCCTCGCATCGCCCGGCCAGGGCGCCCAGACCCCCGGCTTCCTGCAGCCATGGCTAGAGATACCCGGAGTCGCCGACCGTCTCGCCTGGTGGTCGGCCGTCACGGGGCTCGACCTGGTCAGGTACGGGACGGAGGCGGACGCCGAGGAGATCCGCGACACCGCCGTGGCCCAGCCGCTGCTGGTCGCCGCCGCGCTCGCCGCCTACGAGGTGCTCTACGAGGACGCCGTCCCGGGCGCCGTCGCCGGGCACAGCGTCGGCGAGCTGGCCGCCGCAGCGATCGCCGGGGTGCTGACGCCGGAGACCGCGCTGGTGCTCGTCCGGGAGCGGGGCAGGGCGATGGCCGAGGCCGCCGCCGTCACCGAGACCGGGATGACCGCGGTGCTCGGCGGCGACACCGACGAGGTGCTCGCCTCCATCGACAAGCACGGGCTCACCCCCGCGAACGTCAACGGCGCCGGCCAGATCGTCGCCGCCGGGACGATGGAGCGGCTCGCGACGTTCGCCGACGAGCCGCCCGCCAAGGCGCGGCTGCGGCCGCTGTCGGTCGCGGGCGCGTTCCACACCGAGCACATGGAGCCCGCCGTCGACGCGCTCCGCCGCCTCACCGCCGGCGTGCGCGCCGCCGACCCGCGCACCACGCTGCTGCAGAACCGCGACGGCGCCGCCGTCACCGCCGGCGGCGACTTCGTGGCCCGGCTCGTCGACCAGGTCAGCGCGCCCGTCCGCTGGGACGCGTGCATGGAGACGATGCGCGGGATCGGCGTCACCGGCATCATCGAGCTGCCGCCCGCCGGGACGCTCACCGGTCTCGCCCGGCGCGAGCTGAAGGGAGTCCCGCTGGTCGCCCTCAAGTCACCCGACGACCTCGACAAGGCCCGCGAGCTGATCAAGGCGGACGCGTCATGACCGCCGGGCTCACGATCCCCGCGCCGACCGCCGGCGCCCGCGTCCTCGCCTTCGGCGACTACCGGCCGGCCCGCATCGTCACCAACGACGAGCTGGCCGAGACCGTCGACACCAACGACGAGTGGATCCGCAGCCGCGTCGGCATCGCCGAGCGGCGCATCGCCGGCGACGACGAGGGCATCGTCGAGCTCGCCGTGCACGCGGGCGGCAAGGCCCTCGCCGGCAGCGGCCTCGACCCGTCCGACATCGACCTGGTGATCCTCGCGACCTGCTCGGCGGAGTCGCCGATGCCGAGCCACGCCGCGCTCGTCGCGCACCGCCTCGGCATCGACGCGCCCGGCGCGTTCGACCTCAACGCCGCCTGCGCCGGGTTCTGCTACGCCCTCGCGACCGCGAGCGCCGCCGTCCAGGCGGGCAGCGCCCGCAACGTGCTGGTCATCGGCTCCGAGAAGATGTCCCAGTGGATCGACTGGACCGACCGCTCCACCTGCATCATCTTCGCGGACGGCGCCGGCGCCGCGGTCGTCACCGGCAGCGACTCCCCCGGCATCGGCCCGGTGGTGTGGGGCAGCGCCGGCGACCAGTACGACAAGATCATCATCGACGACCGGCACTCGTTCATCCGGCAGGAGGGCCAGGCGGTGTTCCGCTGGGCCACCACCGCCATCGCCCCCATCGCGCTGCAGGCCTGCGAGCGCGCCGGGGTCAAGCCGGAGGACCTCGCCGCCGTCGTCCCGCACCAGGCCAACCTGCGCATCATCCAGGCCATCGCCCGCAAGGTGAAGGCGACCAACGCCGTCGTGGCCGACGACATCGTCCAGTCCGGCAACACCTCGGGCGCCTCCATCCCGCTGGCGCTCTCCCGCATGATCGAACGCGGCGACGTGCCGTCCGGCGCCCCGGCCCTGCTTGTCGGGTTCGGAGCCGGACTGTCCTACGCTGCCCAAGTCATCCAGATCCCGTAGGCCGTCGCGCCTGCCCGCAGGGCCTGGACCAACCCACCGAAGGAGAACGCAGAACCATGGCAGTCGCCACCGAAGAGCAGATCCTCACCGGCCTCGCCGAGATCATCGACGACATCGTCGGCATCGACAAGGCCGAGGTGACCCCCGAGAAGAACTTCATCGACGACCTCGACATCGACTCGCTGTCGATGGTGGAGATCGCCGTGGCCGCGCAGGACCAGTTCGGCGTCGAGATCCCCGACGACGAGCTGCGCAACCTGAAGACGGTCAAGGACGTCGTCAACTTCGTCCAGAACCTGCAGAGCTAGTACCTCGGGACGGCGCGCCGCCGGCCCGGCCGGTAGGCGGCGCGCCCGCCCTTCTCCCCTCCCAGTCCGCAAGGAGCATCCAGTATGAGCAAGAGCCAGACCAGGGTCGTGGTGACCGGTCTCGGTGCAACGACCCCACTCGGCGGAGACCTGCCGTCGACCTGGTCCGCCCTGCTCGCCGGAGAGTCCGGGGTCCGGAAACTGGACTGGGAGGACGTCGACCGGCTACCGGTCCAGTTCGCGGCGACGCTGAAGGTCCAGCCGGACGAGGTCCTGCCGAAGCAGGCGATGCGCCGCCTCGACCGCAACCAGGCGATCGCGCTGATCTCCGCGCGCGAGGCCTGGGCCGACGCCGGGTTCGCGCCGTCCGCCGGCGGCAAGCCGCAGAAGGGCATGGAGAAGGCCGGCGTGGACGGCGGCTACACCGTCGACGGCGAGCGCCTCGGCGTCGTGTTCTCCAGCGGTATCGGCGGCCTGCACACCGCGCTCAACAGCTACGACGTCTACCGCGAGAAGGGCTGGTCGCGGGTCTCGCCCTTCACCGTCCCGATGCTGATGCCGAACGGCGCCTCCGGGCACGTCGGCATCGAGTTCGGCGCGATGGCCGGCTCGCACGCCCTGGTCAGCGCCTGCGCGTCCAGCGGCGAGGCCGTCGGCTACGCCATCGACATGATCCGCGCGGGCCGCGCCGACGTGGTGATCTGCGGCGGCACCGAGTCGTGCATACACCCGTTGCAGATGGCCTCGTTCGGCGCCATGCGCGCGATGTCGACCCGCAACGAGGCGCCGGAGCGCGCGTCCCGCCCCTACGACAAGAACCGCGACGGGTTCGTCCTCGGCGAGGGCGCCGCGGTGCTGATCCTGGAGTCGGAGGAGCACGCCCGCGCCCGCGGCGCCCGCGTCCACGGCATCGCGGCTGGCTGCGGCTACTCCGGCGACGCCTACGACATCGTCCTGCCGGACCCGAGCGGCGCCGGGCAGGCCAAGGCGATGCAGCGCGCGCTGAAGGACGCCGGGCTGGAGCCGGCCGACATCGTGCACATCAACGCGCACGCCACCTCCACCCCGGCCGG
It encodes:
- a CDS encoding alpha/beta hydrolase translates to MPGVRQSLAAVSLLAAGSAAPAAGPADPYAAPGPAPALSAPALTARYQSTERDIGRALATAKRVHDKDRAHALSAFLASGRRFLAFDPRGSGRAVEVVGDLEHADRIAVVVPGADNTLANYDSPKFVGGGTRALYQEARAGAPHSRFAVIAWLGYDSPSTLSTTVLTGRRAEDGARGLERFLAGVHQVNGDARFALLCHSYGSVVCAKAAPRLAPLPVDDIALYGSPGATVDRASDLGTPARVWAGRAKGDWMRYVPNVRFAGLGFGTDPVSPRFGALRFDAGTGPHSAYLKPGSRALRNLALIALGRTAEVTHA
- a CDS encoding acyltransferase; this translates as MLDTRPLDIRPHDTRAWEAGGRPGSAPERDHAVDALRVVAILGVVIGHWLVTAFVADPSGRDLHVTSPLKTMPYLAPISWVFQTLAVFFLVGGYSAAKSRRPGEPWGALMKRRLTRFARPLPVLALAWIPAAAALRWAGFSSGTVRTMIELVLSPLWFLGVYVVLTACGPLIAAAWDRFGPRGAAALVAATAAIDLGRFALDTPGWTGWATVLTAWLLPFYLGIGWARGALRTRRAGLALLGGGAAATALLVLLAGYPASMVGVPGAAVSNLSPPTLAAVAFGLAQTGLAVLLHGPLTRWTRHARVRSLLDASGRSAMTVFLWHQTALMAVTAVTLLTLGNLQGVHTAPGRPEWIMERLPWLAAFAVALAALHALTGRFERGPRRRTDPGW
- a CDS encoding alpha/beta hydrolase; this translates as MVDIRTMPPNATMPGSHVRRPPGTHVRRPRSRRLRRALAGAASIGVIMLTTAGTGHADPYAAPVRVPELAPSTLDVRYAAERGAIEEALKTAQSVGDTDRGKALGAFLQPGRRFLYFDPRGGGRAIEVVGDLTRARRIAVIVPGADTTLSAFDTRGGKPWSTPGGGARAVYAQARSMSPNPELAVVAWLGYAAPKTFSSDVLTDDRADEGAGKLHHFVKGLHRVNPSATVGLLCHSYGSVVCGRAALDAPKSTSWRHVTDIALYGSPGTSAWSASKLSSTARVWAGRGTTDWMEDVPHVRFLGIGLGPDPVSPEFGARVFDAGSGGHSDYLAPGSASLRNLTDIALGRASEVTHG
- a CDS encoding CdaR family transcriptional regulator; amino-acid sequence: MDTANEAEIREQTTQRLEKAMGTFGTAALASMEEQLPWFRRMPADQRSWIGLVAQAGIAAFVEWFKNDEKTRPAIAGEVFGTAPRELLRSIKLHHTIDMIRVIIEVVETRLDELAVPGGEAQLREAILRYTRDVAFGAAQVYARAAETRAAWDARLEALVVNAVLRGEVDDGMHSWAAALGWTSKPVTVIAGFTPEDEEPEVTIDQMQLAARRARADVLAGVQGHRVIVIVGGEIDPVEAARPIAAKCGPGPVVVGPQVADLYESTHSAQAAVAGLRAAAGWPDAPRPVHATELLPERALDGDDDARRYLVDSVYNPMLAAGAPLLDTLTTYLEQGSSLEATARLLFVHPNTVRYRLRRVTELTGLAPTDGRNAFTLRIALVLGRFGTRSAHG
- a CDS encoding ACP S-malonyltransferase — protein: MILLASPGQGAQTPGFLQPWLEIPGVADRLAWWSAVTGLDLVRYGTEADAEEIRDTAVAQPLLVAAALAAYEVLYEDAVPGAVAGHSVGELAAAAIAGVLTPETALVLVRERGRAMAEAAAVTETGMTAVLGGDTDEVLASIDKHGLTPANVNGAGQIVAAGTMERLATFADEPPAKARLRPLSVAGAFHTEHMEPAVDALRRLTAGVRAADPRTTLLQNRDGAAVTAGGDFVARLVDQVSAPVRWDACMETMRGIGVTGIIELPPAGTLTGLARRELKGVPLVALKSPDDLDKARELIKADAS
- a CDS encoding beta-ketoacyl-ACP synthase III, translating into MTAGLTIPAPTAGARVLAFGDYRPARIVTNDELAETVDTNDEWIRSRVGIAERRIAGDDEGIVELAVHAGGKALAGSGLDPSDIDLVILATCSAESPMPSHAALVAHRLGIDAPGAFDLNAACAGFCYALATASAAVQAGSARNVLVIGSEKMSQWIDWTDRSTCIIFADGAGAAVVTGSDSPGIGPVVWGSAGDQYDKIIIDDRHSFIRQEGQAVFRWATTAIAPIALQACERAGVKPEDLAAVVPHQANLRIIQAIARKVKATNAVVADDIVQSGNTSGASIPLALSRMIERGDVPSGAPALLVGFGAGLSYAAQVIQIP
- a CDS encoding acyl carrier protein → MAVATEEQILTGLAEIIDDIVGIDKAEVTPEKNFIDDLDIDSLSMVEIAVAAQDQFGVEIPDDELRNLKTVKDVVNFVQNLQS
- a CDS encoding beta-ketoacyl synthase translates to MSKSQTRVVVTGLGATTPLGGDLPSTWSALLAGESGVRKLDWEDVDRLPVQFAATLKVQPDEVLPKQAMRRLDRNQAIALISAREAWADAGFAPSAGGKPQKGMEKAGVDGGYTVDGERLGVVFSSGIGGLHTALNSYDVYREKGWSRVSPFTVPMLMPNGASGHVGIEFGAMAGSHALVSACASSGEAVGYAIDMIRAGRADVVICGGTESCIHPLQMASFGAMRAMSTRNEAPERASRPYDKNRDGFVLGEGAAVLILESEEHARARGARVHGIAAGCGYSGDAYDIVLPDPSGAGQAKAMQRALKDAGLEPADIVHINAHATSTPAGDVAELASIKAGLGEDAARQVAVTATKSMTGHLLGGAGALESVFTVLALKEGLIPFVANLEELDDEADLDIVRDEPRKISDGPAAALNNSFGFGGHNVSVAFQRAL